From the genome of Neorhodopirellula lusitana:
AGTGGTTCCGAGGCCTTCATGATCACCGAATCAACCTAATGCCTAAGCTTTTAGTCGGCGGTGAGGTCGCATGGCGTGAACCTCCTTGCGGGGCACATCCCGCTATTTCATTGAAATCCGAAATCCAATAATCGGCTGTTTAGGAAGGGTTTGGGGTCGCTGGATGGTGAGTCGCGAATCATCACGGTCCCATTTGATTTCCTCGCGACTGCCCATCAGTTCGATGGTGGCAATTTCTTCTTTGAGCAGACCCCCGGTAGCCAGTGTTTCAATCACGATATTGGCTGTTGGCGGTGCCAGGATAAAGGCATAAAGCTTCCCGTCTTTGGTGGTGAAGCGGACATCGTGTTCCGAGTAAGGCTTCAGGTTTTCGCCGGTGCGCCGGGTCACGATTTCAGTCGGTCCCTCGCCGAACGTTTTCCAAGGGCGTGTCCCGTAAATGCCGTCACCGTTGAACTTGATCCAGTCACCGAACGCGGTCAGGTAAGCGGCCTGATCTTCAGGAAGCGTCCCATCCCCTCGCAGTGCGACGTTCATCATCACCGCCCCGTTCTTGCTGATCGCGTCAACGGCATTCCCGATCAAGACTGGAATGCTCATGCGTGTGATCGACCCCTTTCGATAAAACCAGCCGCCCGAAACATCGGTGGCCCATATCCAAGGGTGTTCTTGCATCTCACCGGACATGCCTCGTTCCAGATTGTAGGTGAATGCGGCTTTGTTCATGCCTGAGTTCTTGAACGAGAGCACGGTGGTTTGCTTTCCACCGTTTTGTTCGCGGTCTCGATTGAGATACGACGAGAACAACTTGACCCCCAAGGCTTGTCCTCGTCTTTCGTCTGGGTACGGCGAATCATTGTTAAACATGTCGGGATCGTACTTGTCGATCAGTTCCCAACAACGGTCGTACCAATGCTGATTCCACGAGTCCTGCATTGCGTACCGTTTGGGATCGTAGTCCATGTTGAATAGCGACCACTCAGGAGTCCCGGGTTTTTGGTATTGGCGAGCGTTGTTGAAGAACCGTGGCGACCAATAGAGGTGAGTGGAAACGCCGAACTTCAGGCCGTGCTTGTGGGCTGCCGCTTTCCACTCCGCAATGGTGTCTCGTTGAGGTCCCATGTCGACAGAGTTCCAGGGATGGGACGAGTCGTACATATCAAAGTTATCATGGTGGGTCGCAACCGGCATGATGAAGCGGGCGCCGCAGTCTTTGAAAAAGGTGACGAGTGCATCCGGATCCCAGTTTTCGGCTTTGAAATTTGGCACATGATCTTCGTAGCCAAATTGTTCAGGCGGACCGTAATGCTCGGCATGCCAGTCGGTCAGCGTCTGAGTCATTTCCCGTTGTTTGCCGCTTTCGCCCGCGTTCACGCCATACATCCGACGGCCATAGTGCGAACCGTCGTTGGGGCGATTTTCGTCAATTGCGGACGGAACTCCCCAGTGTGTCCACACTCCAATCTTGCCATCCCGAAACCAATCGGGCGCACGGTACTGCTCCGCCATCGAGTCCCAGTTCGGCTGAATCAGCTTCGAGCCTGAGTCTTGGGCGATGCCAAGGGTGGGTAGCAGGATTGCCAACGCAAGTAACGCTAATTGAATTCGGATCATGCTTGTTCTCTTGTTGCCTATCGATAATGCGTTTTTCATGATGTCGGTCGGTCTCTCTTGCTTCCTATCGAATCGATGGTAGGTGCGATTGTTGAAGAGCAGGGGCTTGTCAGTTGGTTGATTTGAATTCGGTAAATCGAAAAGGAATGGTTGCCATTCCTAAGAATCGTGTCTTGAAAGATGAGCCCAGGGCACTAGCTGTGGGTGTTGCACAAAAACGTTCAACTAACTTGCCGGCTGCTAGCGTTTTGCCGCTCACATAACCCCATAAACGAATTTCAAAACACGTTCTAAAAAGAAAGGGGGCTCGGATCTGACTTGCGATTGAGTGAGAACGCTCGGTCGCGGAGCACTCAAAATCTGCAAGAGCAGTTTCACGGTTGAACCGCCTCGTTCACACCATCCAGTTGCCAAGCGAGGAGATTATCTGGTGTCTGTCTCCCCGCTCTTTCTCGCTTGTCGGGTAGAAAACCCGGAGGGCGAATCGCTTCTACTCTGAGTTTTCTGCCGCCAAGATGGAATCTTGGTAGGCCTTGTACTCGTCGATTGCCTCCTGGTCGGCACCGTCCAAGATGTTTTTGGGGCGATTGTCGCTGCATCCCATTGGAACAAGGAGGATGCCTATCAGAAGAAAAAACGTTGCAGACTTCATCAGACTTAACTCAGGTAATATTGGGTTGGTGCCAATCGAGCGACTGACAAGGGGAACTCGATAGTGATGTCATTCAAAACTAAAATTCACCGTCGATGACTTCTCGGGAGGCGCGGGTTCCCAACGCTCCCCAGACGCCATAAGGGCTTGCTGAACCGGGGACGTTGTTGTCGGCAGCGGTGCCCATGATCGCCACGGGAACGTTGTCTGGATTGCCCGATTCGATTGAGTCCGTAATAAATCTGACTGCACCATCTCCCATCAGAACGTGGCAGCCACCAGGGTGACGACTACTGGGTGGGAGCACCCCTGTTCTTTGAAACGCATAAGCCAAGTTCGTGCCGCCGTTGACCCCACCCGTTTCACCTTTTTGGAAAAGGCAGACCGGCGAGTTGGGTGGCAACATTGTGTTGATCCCGTTAAACACCGGGCTTGCCGATCCCCAACGGTATCCTCGGCCTTCGAATACCGTCAGTGTATTGGTATCGTCAAACCAAAACTGCGGCCGAGTCGGATCCAGATCAGGGTGGCTGGAACATCCACGCGGTGTCCCGATTGGTACTTGAGACACACCCGGATTGTTTTTTTCCGCTTTCATGTTGAGATCGTGCTTGGGGCGGGTCCGGGCATCCAGATCGCCAAGGTCAGTCGCGATTTCGCCGCACATCAACGTGTTGGACAAGCCGTCGAGGACGTCACGAAAGCGAACTTCTTGACGAGCGACAAAAATTCCCCGTTGTGCGGCGCGTGTTTGTTCGGCTCGCCGATCTAACACATTAAATTGTCGATCGTAGAGTCCCCAAGATCCGCGAAAAGGGCTATCGCCGAGACAAGCCGCGTAGTTTGTTCGCCCTAAAGAGGGAAGCCCGGATCCTGGGTCGCTAGGACAACGCAATGACGGGATCTCCGATACCCATCCCTCGTAGCTGATATGGCCGGGGTGAGGTCCGAACGCGACCCAGTTGAAGGCACCTTTGGTGGGTTGTGAAATCAATTCCCACAACGGTTGCTGCTCAATGAACGGAGTTAGACCAACGAAGATGCTTAGCCTTCCACCGTTTTGTTGCGCGCGAGGTGTGTAGCCATTGTTGGCACCGGGGACAAAGGTTCCGCTGCCGTGTTTAGGGAGCCGATTGTAACTGCTGTGATAATTGTGGATTCCCAGCCCGATCTGTTTGAAGTTGTTGCTGCAGCTCATCCGGCGTGCCGCTTCGCGAGCAGCCTGGACCGCGGGCAACAGCAGGCCCACTAAGACTCCGATAATTGCAATCACAACTAACAGTTCAACTAACGTAAATCCGACATTCGTTCTCTTAATGTGTCTTGTCATAAAAGCGCTTTCTCTAAAGGAAGGGACAGTGTGTAACATGCTCCAGTCAGGGGACCTGCTGGTGCTTGTTAGGTATCTCGCCTAACCGAATGATTTCATGGTCGACCCGCTTCATAGACTTGGCGAATCTCTTGGTCGGTAAGAGCCTGTCCAAAGACGATGATTTCATCGATACATCCGTTAAGACTTCGGATTCTTCGGGTGCGCTGGCGGTCATCCTCCGCAACCCACTCCGAAGGAAAGCTCCAGTTACCAATCGTTGCGTTGCCAATGGCAAGCGGTGCGGACGAGGGCAGGCGTACCGCTTCAATGGAAAGGCGTTCACCGTTGCAGTAGTGCCGGATGGTGGATGCGTCCTGGTCATAGATGGTTGCCAGATTCATCCACTTGCCGAGCCCGAAAGGGCCGACGATCGTGCCGGTTCTATAGTCGTTTTGGAAGTTCTTTCGATGATTTACGCCCAGGATCAGTTTTCCGACGCGGCCAATCTGCCAGTGAAGAGCATTGGTTTCCCAGCCGTCGGTCAACAGCAGTGAGTTGAACTCTCGATCAAGACCGTCGACACGTAGCCAAGCCGAATAGGTCAGCGACCGAAACTCACCTGGGATCGTGATCCGCACTCGATCGCCTGGCCGCTTGAACTGTAAGGAAGTTTTGTCGGGCCATCGACCTTGTGACCATTCGCATCCCACGATGGCGCCGTCAAGCATTTCGCCATCAACACCGTATCCAATCAGTCGCCGGTCATCGGTGGTGTCGCGGTCAAATGGAAAGTATGCGACCACGCGGGGATCATTTTGTAACGATTCACGGAATGCTTCCCAGTCGCCAAGCCGCTGTTGTCGTTGTGTTTCCGCCATCGCACTCATGCGGATAGGGGTCGCGAACTCAGTTTCGCGAACTCGGATAGGCTTTAATTCACCATTGGGTTGCACGGCGACAGCGTTACCCGCTTCCAGCTCGCGTCGTGTCTTGATGTTGCGATCGGAGTTCGCGTCGTAAAGCTCGAGATTTCCATCAAAGACATGGACCTCGGTGGTT
Proteins encoded in this window:
- a CDS encoding alpha-L-fucosidase: MIRIQLALLALAILLPTLGIAQDSGSKLIQPNWDSMAEQYRAPDWFRDGKIGVWTHWGVPSAIDENRPNDGSHYGRRMYGVNAGESGKQREMTQTLTDWHAEHYGPPEQFGYEDHVPNFKAENWDPDALVTFFKDCGARFIMPVATHHDNFDMYDSSHPWNSVDMGPQRDTIAEWKAAAHKHGLKFGVSTHLYWSPRFFNNARQYQKPGTPEWSLFNMDYDPKRYAMQDSWNQHWYDRCWELIDKYDPDMFNNDSPYPDERRGQALGVKLFSSYLNRDREQNGGKQTTVLSFKNSGMNKAAFTYNLERGMSGEMQEHPWIWATDVSGGWFYRKGSITRMSIPVLIGNAVDAISKNGAVMMNVALRGDGTLPEDQAAYLTAFGDWIKFNGDGIYGTRPWKTFGEGPTEIVTRRTGENLKPYSEHDVRFTTKDGKLYAFILAPPTANIVIETLATGGLLKEEIATIELMGSREEIKWDRDDSRLTIQRPQTLPKQPIIGFRISMK
- a CDS encoding LamG-like jellyroll fold domain-containing protein, encoding MMKEKRFEELLHLLLDDEIVDDQMDELTQMVSANDELLMQLRQHLMMSDRLSQYEDELRSDDRFVDSLEVRANASEDSGAFIQQVIASANREAPPQSTPVRLPNTATAWQMSRSMAGWVTAAVATLILVVVLWQHDGKPENHNFNIPAVTSVKNVETDTGVAVLTQVSGLMGSQTKNWAVGNTIPPGPFSWDTGLLQLEFYGGTTVVAEGPASLDILSDSRVACHSGRLRVQVPEPARGFVVMAPSVELVNVGTEFGIDVEADGTTEVHVFDGNLELYDANSDRNIKTRRELEAGNAVAVQPNGELKPIRVRETEFATPIRMSAMAETQRQQRLGDWEAFRESLQNDPRVVAYFPFDRDTTDDRRLIGYGVDGEMLDGAIVGCEWSQGRWPDKTSLQFKRPGDRVRITIPGEFRSLTYSAWLRVDGLDREFNSLLLTDGWETNALHWQIGRVGKLILGVNHRKNFQNDYRTGTIVGPFGLGKWMNLATIYDQDASTIRHYCNGERLSIEAVRLPSSAPLAIGNATIGNWSFPSEWVAEDDRQRTRRIRSLNGCIDEIIVFGQALTDQEIRQVYEAGRP
- a CDS encoding DUF1559 domain-containing protein — protein: MTRHIKRTNVGFTLVELLVVIAIIGVLVGLLLPAVQAAREAARRMSCSNNFKQIGLGIHNYHSSYNRLPKHGSGTFVPGANNGYTPRAQQNGGRLSIFVGLTPFIEQQPLWELISQPTKGAFNWVAFGPHPGHISYEGWVSEIPSLRCPSDPGSGLPSLGRTNYAACLGDSPFRGSWGLYDRQFNVLDRRAEQTRAAQRGIFVARQEVRFRDVLDGLSNTLMCGEIATDLGDLDARTRPKHDLNMKAEKNNPGVSQVPIGTPRGCSSHPDLDPTRPQFWFDDTNTLTVFEGRGYRWGSASPVFNGINTMLPPNSPVCLFQKGETGGVNGGTNLAYAFQRTGVLPPSSRHPGGCHVLMGDGAVRFITDSIESGNPDNVPVAIMGTAADNNVPGSASPYGVWGALGTRASREVIDGEF